One region of Eupeodes corollae chromosome 1, idEupCoro1.1, whole genome shotgun sequence genomic DNA includes:
- the LOC129939908 gene encoding trypsin beta encodes MFRLTLIVGFFCIASVALEDSSEDNDRIIGGRNIAITEAPYQISMQNKGIHFCGGSIISPKVVLTAAHCIAGVDGVSLSDLTCRAGSTMWSNGGQVRNIVAMISHPKYNPKTKEADIGVLILSPAFKFDTGVKPIKLADGVPTDGKAGIISGWGVTRDKGVIVSTMLKCAEVTSISRKNCSQPPWDYGDEILPSMICARGDGKDACQGDSGGPYVSKATNKLWGVVSWGRGCAREAYPGVYTAVVAFKKWITKHIEENK; translated from the coding sequence ATGTTTCGTCTAACACTTATCGTTGGATTTTTCTGCATCGCATCAGTTGCTTTGGAAGATAGTAGTGAAGACAATGATCGAATTATTGGAGGCCGTAATATTGCCATAACTGAGGCACCATACCAAATTTCAATGCAAAATAAGGGAATCCACTTTTGCGGAGGAAGCATTATCAGCCCAAAAGTTGTCCTAACGGCTGCCCATTGTATAGCCGGTGTCGATGGCGTTAGCCTAAGCGATTTAACTTGTCGTGCAGGTTCTACCATGTGGAGTAATGGTGGCCAGGTAAGAAATATTGTCGCTATGATTTCCCATCCAAAGTACAatccaaaaaccaaagaagCTGATATTGGTGTCTTAATATTGAGTCCCGCATTCAAATTTGACACCGGAGTGAAACCTATTAAATTGGCCGACGGTGTGCCGACAGATGGAAAAGCCGGCATAATCAGTGGTTGGGGTGTTACCAGAGACAAAGGCGTTATAGTGAGCACTATGCTTAAATGTGCCGAAGTAACATCAATATCAAGGAAGAATTGTTCTCAACCTCCATGGGATTACGGTGATGAAATATTACCAAGCATGATTTGTGCCAGGGGTGACGGGAAGGACGCATGCCAAGGAGATTCTGGTGGACCGTATGTCAGCAAAGCCACGAATAAGCTATGGGGTGTTGTATCCTGGGGACGAGGTTGTGCGCGAGAAGCCTATCCAGGTGTGTATACAGCAGTGGtagctttcaaaaaatggaTAACGAAACACATcgaggaaaataaataa
- the LOC129940512 gene encoding trypsin alpha-like — protein sequence MFRVAVVLGLISLVVFVASERNPDDNDRIIGGRTALVKDCPCVASLQKGEVHKCGGAIISPTFILTAAHCVQSLEKFSLDLLGVRVGSTLWSSGGTYAGVKKMVKHPKYDPVTKQYDFAMIKLKKMLEFDVTVQPCELATKIPANGRSSLICGWGLKDQNAEMVPNMLQKANVTIISRKKCGTEYGYKEDEIKESMMCAQDTNIDACQGDSGGPLITGNLLTGLTSFGKGCGKPDYPGVYAIIASVPKWIEKMMETM from the coding sequence ATGTTTCGCGTAGCGGTGGTTTTAGGTCTGATAAGTCTCGTCGTCTTCGTTGCAAGCGAAAGAAATCCCGATGACAACGACCGTATAATTGGAGGTCGAACTGCTCTAGTCAAAGACTGTCCCTGTGTGGCATCATTGCAAAAAGGAGAAGTTCATAAGTGCGGAGGAGCTATTATATCTCCAACATTTATATTAACAGCCGCTCACTGTGTTCAAAGCCTAGAAAAATTTTCTCTAGATTTGTTGGGCGTTCGTGTTGGATCTACGCTCTGGAGTTCAGGAGGCACTTATGCTGGTGTTAAGAAAATGGTCAAACATCCCAAATATGACCCTGTTACAAAACAATATGATTTCGCTATgataaaactaaagaaaatgTTGGAATTTGACGTTACTGTTCAACcttgtgaattggccaccaaaatACCTGCCAATGGAAGAAGTAGTCTCATATGCGGATGGGGATTGAAGGACCAAAACGCCGAGATGGTGCCAAATATGTTGCAAAAAGCTAATGTTACCATAATTTCAAGGAAAAAATGTGGCACAGAATATGGATATAAGGAAGATGAAATTAAGGAATCCATGATGTGTGCACAAGACACAAATATTGACGCGTGCCAAGGAGATTCTGGTGGACCGTTAATTACGGGAAATTTATTGACGGGATTAACCTCTTTCGGAAAGGGCTGTGGAAAACCAGATTACCCTGGTGTATATGCGATTATTGCCAGCGTGCCTAAATGGATTGAAAAAATGATGGAAACGATGtaa